A region of bacterium DNA encodes the following proteins:
- a CDS encoding WYL domain-containing protein, whose protein sequence is MMQKKKSPDRSYGEKLIRLFAKLMFTGQKYSLTDLARTLGCSKQTVLRLVDEITLVYDVPLRDELRAGRKWVWIDRSGAQAAGAGAGAGAAPEPAALISEHEHRTLQMCRAFTEHLLGRETFDEIERAIEKSGHHLPAGVDGSGPVFGVVRSGVIDYTRHEDVLRTLLAGMEERRVCEIAYRGLGAPAAKTFHIKPLQVFAHRETVYVHARRAKSPGQPYKPPKYDPLLALHRFESARLTEAPFHRPRGYDFDKVMNRGFGVWMQKRFRVVLDLEGWAAAYARERTWSPDQELADLKGGGLRLSFWSTSEPEVMSLVLGFGACARLREPVSLVSQVQEELGAMARGYGVGPAPREAKG, encoded by the coding sequence ATGATGCAGAAGAAGAAGTCGCCCGACCGCAGCTACGGCGAGAAGCTGATCCGGCTTTTCGCCAAGCTGATGTTCACCGGCCAGAAGTACTCGCTGACGGACCTGGCCCGCACGCTGGGCTGTTCCAAGCAGACGGTGCTGCGGCTGGTCGACGAGATCACGCTGGTGTACGACGTGCCGCTGCGCGACGAGCTGCGGGCCGGCCGCAAGTGGGTGTGGATCGACCGCAGCGGGGCGCAGGCTGCGGGCGCCGGCGCCGGCGCCGGCGCTGCACCCGAGCCGGCGGCGCTCATCAGCGAGCACGAGCACCGCACGCTGCAGATGTGCCGCGCCTTCACCGAGCACCTGCTGGGGCGCGAGACGTTCGACGAGATCGAGCGGGCCATCGAGAAGAGCGGCCATCACCTGCCGGCGGGTGTCGACGGAAGCGGCCCGGTGTTCGGCGTGGTGCGCTCGGGCGTCATCGACTACACGCGCCACGAAGACGTGCTGCGCACGCTGCTGGCCGGCATGGAGGAGCGGCGGGTGTGCGAGATCGCCTATCGCGGCCTCGGTGCGCCGGCGGCGAAGACCTTCCACATCAAGCCGCTGCAGGTGTTCGCGCACCGCGAGACGGTGTACGTGCACGCGCGGCGCGCGAAATCGCCCGGCCAGCCCTACAAGCCGCCGAAGTACGACCCGCTGCTGGCGCTCCATCGCTTCGAGTCGGCCCGGCTCACCGAGGCGCCCTTCCATCGCCCGCGCGGCTACGACTTCGACAAGGTGATGAACCGCGGCTTCGGCGTCTGGATGCAGAAGCGGTTCCGTGTCGTGCTCGACCTCGAAGGCTGGGCCGCGGCCTACGCCCGCGAGCGCACCTGGAGCCCGGACCAGGAGCTGGCCGACCTGAAGGGAGGCGGCCTGCGCCTGTCGTTCTGGTCGACGAGCGAGCCCGAGGTGATGTCTCTGGTGCTCGGCTTCGGCGCCTGCGCGCGGTTGCGCGAACCGGTTTCGCTGGTGTCACAGGTGCAGGAAGAACTGGGGGCGATGGCGCGGGGCTACGGCGTCGGGCCGGCGCCCCGGGAAGCGAAGGGCTGA
- a CDS encoding Cache 3/Cache 2 fusion domain-containing protein produces the protein MKLNLRNRFLLPTAAALVVAFATYLTVTTHQAAEALEETVHDEMAQLNHLIQDQLESWVTHRELDVQRWSELPDLRAALVAPDSLAATAEALLRTQAEHTIDYEGVHLVGLDGLTVASSVNGMTGTLKVGDRAYFQDCLRLGKATLSSAVASRVTGNPIIVVCQPVNGPDGRMAGALLGVVDLGKFAAEFVDPVKVGATGYVYVCDRDGTFLAHPKKELILKNKVTEWDFGQKIMAEGNGVIAYNFKGKDRQSAFARSEKLGWVSAVALDESQIYAASNRLRNFGIILTLVSVLVVGGIVFFVARSVSGPINAMIIELNAGSEQTTVAATEIANASVQLANQSSEQAAAVEETSASLEQMASNVTETRTAADTCQQLMADSRKVVQQGLASMTEMVSAIDTIKASSDATARIVGTIDGIAFQTNLLALNAAVEAARAGEAGKGFAVVAEEVRNLAQRAAAAARETSELIEKSVQHANRGVQVTAGARESFMATAHNAEQVGTQVDGIVKAAREQATGIDQINTAMRQLDHTTQGAAATAEETAAAAEELNAQSEQLRAIVGQLQRLVTGETATVSYEAPAAAPGRGGPRSRGFDDRHLHELANQGARDFS, from the coding sequence ATGAAACTGAACCTGCGCAACAGATTCCTGCTGCCCACGGCGGCAGCCCTGGTGGTGGCCTTCGCCACCTACCTGACGGTCACCACGCACCAGGCCGCCGAGGCCCTGGAGGAAACCGTCCACGACGAGATGGCCCAGCTGAACCACCTGATCCAGGACCAGCTCGAGTCGTGGGTCACCCACCGCGAACTGGATGTGCAGCGCTGGAGCGAGCTGCCGGACCTGCGCGCCGCCCTGGTGGCGCCCGACTCGCTGGCAGCCACGGCCGAGGCGCTGCTGCGCACCCAGGCCGAGCACACCATCGACTACGAGGGCGTGCACCTGGTCGGCCTGGACGGCCTTACCGTGGCCTCGAGCGTGAACGGCATGACCGGCACGCTGAAGGTCGGCGACCGCGCCTACTTCCAGGACTGCCTGCGCTTGGGCAAGGCCACCCTTTCGAGCGCGGTGGCCAGCCGCGTGACCGGCAACCCGATCATCGTCGTCTGCCAGCCCGTCAACGGCCCCGACGGACGCATGGCCGGCGCGCTGCTGGGCGTGGTCGACCTGGGCAAGTTCGCCGCCGAGTTCGTCGATCCCGTCAAGGTCGGCGCCACCGGCTACGTCTATGTCTGCGACCGCGACGGCACCTTCCTGGCCCACCCCAAGAAGGAACTGATCCTCAAGAACAAGGTGACCGAGTGGGATTTCGGCCAGAAGATCATGGCCGAGGGCAACGGCGTCATCGCCTACAACTTCAAGGGCAAGGACCGCCAGTCGGCGTTCGCCCGCAGCGAGAAGCTGGGCTGGGTCAGCGCCGTGGCGCTGGACGAATCGCAGATCTACGCCGCGTCGAACCGGCTGCGCAACTTCGGCATCATCCTGACGCTCGTGTCGGTGCTGGTGGTCGGGGGCATCGTGTTCTTCGTGGCGCGCTCGGTGAGCGGCCCCATCAATGCGATGATCATCGAGCTGAACGCCGGTTCGGAGCAGACCACCGTGGCCGCCACCGAGATCGCCAACGCGAGCGTGCAGCTGGCCAACCAGTCCAGCGAGCAGGCGGCGGCTGTCGAGGAGACCTCGGCCAGCCTCGAGCAGATGGCGAGCAACGTCACCGAGACCCGCACGGCGGCCGACACCTGCCAGCAGCTCATGGCCGACTCGCGCAAGGTGGTGCAGCAGGGCCTGGCCTCGATGACCGAGATGGTCTCGGCCATCGACACCATCAAGGCCAGTTCCGATGCCACGGCGCGCATCGTCGGTACCATCGACGGCATCGCCTTCCAGACGAATCTGCTGGCGTTGAACGCCGCGGTGGAAGCCGCGCGCGCCGGCGAAGCGGGCAAGGGCTTCGCCGTGGTCGCCGAGGAAGTGCGCAACCTGGCGCAGCGCGCTGCCGCGGCCGCGCGCGAGACGTCCGAACTGATCGAGAAGTCGGTGCAGCACGCCAACCGCGGCGTGCAGGTGACGGCCGGAGCCCGCGAGTCTTTCATGGCCACGGCGCACAACGCCGAGCAGGTGGGCACGCAGGTCGACGGCATCGTGAAGGCCGCGCGCGAGCAGGCCACCGGCATCGACCAGATCAACACCGCCATGCGCCAGCTCGACCACACCACGCAGGGCGCGGCCGCCACGGCCGAGGAAACGGCGGCGGCTGCCGAGGAACTGAACGCGCAGTCGGAGCAGTTGCGCGCAATCGTGGGCCAGCTGCAGCGCCTGGTGACGGGCGAAACGGCAACCGTGAGCTACGAGGCGCCGGCGGCGGCTCCGGGCCGCGGCGGGCCGCGTTCGCGCGGTTTCGACGACCGCCACCTGCACGAACTGGCGAATCAGGGGGCGCGCGACTTTTCGTAG
- a CDS encoding sigma-54-dependent Fis family transcriptional regulator, which yields MTEARILIVDDEAVQRESLGGFLVKQGYDVVLAADGPTALRIVHDAVVDVMLTDVRMPGMDGVELLSRARAANPLLEVIVMTAFGTIADAVEAMKRGAAGYLTKPVDLDDILIQVRKAVERRNLVSEVQQLRRQVAAAHSFAGIVATSDGMVAALDLAARVAATDATVLVRGESGTGKELVARAVHYASARKDGPFVAVNCAAITPTLLESELFGHEKGAFTGADKARAGRFEAAAGGTLFLDEIGDLPPELQVKLLRVLQEHTFERVGSNRAVATDVRIVAATHRDLEQMVADGAFRQDLYYRLDVVSIHLPPLRERRGDIPLMIEHFLRKAAAQYLRPVESISREAMDVLVKHDYPGNVRELENLVTRMVVLARGTVATMADLPGGIGQGGTNRLDDFGGDLPRYLEDVEQRVVRDALDAAQGNQSQAARAVGLSERNLRYKLRKWGW from the coding sequence ATGACCGAGGCGAGGATCCTGATCGTCGATGACGAGGCCGTGCAGCGCGAGTCGCTGGGCGGCTTCCTCGTCAAGCAGGGCTATGATGTCGTGCTCGCGGCCGACGGGCCGACGGCGTTGCGCATCGTCCACGATGCCGTCGTCGACGTGATGCTCACCGACGTTCGCATGCCCGGCATGGACGGCGTGGAGCTCCTTTCGCGCGCACGCGCAGCGAACCCGCTGCTCGAAGTGATCGTGATGACCGCGTTCGGCACCATTGCCGATGCGGTCGAGGCGATGAAGCGCGGTGCGGCCGGCTACCTGACCAAGCCGGTCGACCTGGACGACATCCTCATCCAGGTGCGCAAGGCGGTGGAGCGCCGGAACCTGGTTTCCGAGGTGCAGCAACTGCGGCGGCAGGTGGCGGCGGCACATTCGTTCGCGGGCATCGTCGCCACGAGCGACGGCATGGTCGCGGCGCTGGACCTGGCCGCGCGCGTGGCCGCCACCGACGCCACCGTGCTGGTGCGCGGCGAGAGCGGCACGGGCAAGGAACTGGTGGCGCGCGCCGTGCACTACGCCAGCGCGCGCAAGGACGGGCCGTTCGTGGCGGTCAATTGCGCAGCCATCACGCCCACGCTGCTCGAGAGCGAGCTGTTCGGCCACGAGAAGGGCGCCTTCACCGGTGCCGACAAGGCGCGGGCCGGCCGGTTCGAGGCCGCTGCCGGCGGGACGCTGTTCCTCGACGAGATCGGCGACCTGCCGCCCGAGCTGCAGGTGAAGCTGCTGCGCGTTCTCCAGGAGCACACCTTCGAGCGGGTCGGCAGCAACCGCGCCGTTGCCACCGACGTGCGCATCGTGGCGGCCACGCATCGCGACCTGGAGCAGATGGTGGCCGACGGCGCCTTCCGCCAGGATCTCTACTACCGGCTCGATGTGGTGAGCATCCACCTGCCGCCGCTCCGCGAGCGGCGCGGCGACATCCCCCTCATGATCGAGCACTTCCTGCGCAAGGCGGCGGCGCAGTACCTGCGGCCGGTCGAGTCGATCAGCCGCGAGGCGATGGACGTGCTGGTCAAGCACGACTACCCGGGAAACGTGCGCGAGCTGGAGAACCTGGTCACGCGCATGGTCGTGCTGGCGCGCGGCACGGTGGCAACGATGGCGGACCTGCCCGGCGGCATCGGCCAGGGTGGCACGAACCGTCTCGACGATTTCGGCGGTGACCTGCCGCGCTACCTCGAGGATGTGGAGCAACGCGTGGTGCGCGACGCCCTCGACGCGGCGCAGGGCAACCAGAGCCAGGCGGCGCGCGCCGTCGGGTTGAGCGAGCGCAACCTGCGCTACAAGCTGCGCAAGTGGGGCTGGTAG
- a CDS encoding nitronate monooxygenase translates to MTTHPQIIQGGMGVAVSNWSLARAVSSLGQLGVVSGTALAVILSRRLQMGDPGGHMRRALENFPVPAVARRVLADHFVPGGKRPEAPFRGVPLPGLKPAPALVDLTVTANFVEVFLAKHGHSGLVGINFLEKVQFPTLPSLYGAMLAGVDYVLMGAGIPLAIPGALDRLAADEPVELKIDVPGSTPGKPFLSRFDPRAFHGGPSLRLRRPRFLGIVSSSTLAVTLARKASGRVDGFVIEGATAGGHNAPPRGPMHLDEAGEPVYGERDAPDLAAFRELGLPFWLAGSYGEPGRLADALALGAVGVQAGTVFAACEESGITDELKQQVIELSREGHANVFTDPLASPTGFPFKVLQVEGSLSEAETYEARPRLCNLGYLRRAFSLPDGTLRYRCPAEPVDEFVRKGGAEADTVGRKCFCNGLLAAVGLARVEDGSPIEPPLLTAGNAVSRVAQFVKPGRRTYSAADVIERLLKPRG, encoded by the coding sequence ATGACCACACATCCCCAGATCATCCAGGGCGGCATGGGTGTTGCCGTGTCGAACTGGAGCCTGGCGCGCGCCGTGTCGAGCCTGGGCCAGCTCGGGGTCGTGTCGGGGACCGCGCTCGCGGTCATCCTTTCCCGCCGCCTGCAGATGGGCGATCCGGGCGGCCACATGCGCCGCGCCCTGGAGAACTTTCCCGTGCCGGCCGTGGCCCGTCGCGTGCTGGCCGATCATTTCGTGCCCGGCGGCAAGCGGCCCGAGGCGCCGTTCCGCGGCGTGCCCCTGCCCGGCCTGAAGCCGGCGCCCGCGCTGGTCGACCTGACGGTGACGGCCAACTTCGTCGAGGTGTTCCTCGCGAAGCACGGGCACTCGGGCCTTGTCGGGATCAATTTCCTGGAGAAGGTGCAGTTCCCCACGCTGCCGTCGCTCTACGGGGCGATGCTCGCGGGCGTGGACTACGTGCTGATGGGCGCGGGTATCCCGCTGGCGATTCCCGGCGCGTTGGACCGCCTGGCCGCCGACGAACCCGTCGAGCTGAAGATCGACGTGCCCGGCAGCACGCCCGGCAAGCCGTTCCTGTCGCGCTTCGATCCGCGCGCCTTCCATGGCGGTCCTTCGCTGCGCCTGCGGCGGCCGCGGTTCCTGGGCATCGTCTCGTCGTCGACGCTGGCCGTCACGCTGGCGCGCAAGGCGAGCGGGCGTGTCGACGGTTTCGTCATCGAAGGCGCCACCGCCGGTGGCCACAACGCGCCGCCGCGCGGCCCGATGCACCTGGACGAGGCCGGCGAGCCCGTCTACGGCGAGCGCGATGCGCCCGACCTGGCGGCGTTCCGCGAACTGGGCCTGCCGTTCTGGCTGGCCGGTTCCTACGGCGAGCCCGGCCGCCTGGCCGATGCGCTGGCGCTCGGTGCCGTGGGCGTGCAGGCGGGCACCGTCTTTGCCGCGTGCGAGGAGTCCGGCATCACCGATGAACTCAAGCAGCAGGTCATCGAATTGAGCCGCGAGGGCCATGCGAACGTGTTCACCGACCCGTTGGCCTCGCCCACCGGGTTCCCCTTCAAGGTGCTTCAGGTCGAGGGCTCGCTCTCGGAAGCCGAGACCTACGAGGCGCGTCCGCGCCTGTGCAACCTGGGCTACCTGCGTCGCGCCTTCAGCCTGCCCGACGGCACGCTGCGCTACCGCTGCCCCGCCGAGCCGGTCGACGAGTTCGTGCGCAAGGGCGGCGCCGAGGCCGACACGGTCGGTCGCAAGTGCTTCTGCAACGGCCTGCTCGCGGCTGTCGGGCTGGCGCGCGTCGAGGACGGGTCGCCGATCGAGCCGCCGCTGCTGACGGCGGGCAACGCCGTGTCACGCGTGGCGCAGTTCGTCAAGCCGGGGCGGCGCACGTATTCGGCTGCCGACGTCATCGAGCGGTTGCTGAAGCCGCGGGGGTGA
- a CDS encoding retropepsin-like domain-containing protein, with product MPKLRHLSRLLLPTLILLHAVPAMAVNLHLLVEQADGVALETVAVPETGEVVVTRPDLVTVVLPFGLGQSGDLVPKSRRPARLVARLEGGQLRVEITGADGRGRALPPVAVADLARYDLRVNVTGNGGRQRAFVVRANGPATAASGPVLDMFGGKIPLAPGDWALTTETTAQAGAAGLAGAVPCQWSDGLVFTQVTGPDGRRGRFVIDTAAGATVLARGFLPKTATIESIEGVEHSEKGARVVPGAMSGAGGEVAGLLGACEPGTLRLGDLSVEGVRANVMAALPELGGAPVDGILGLDVLSRCGLLRFERGADGEGTLAFDPQPTAPAAGAINCPFSIVAKHIVLPAQLDGTDVSLVLDTGARGSLLPTALAAKAGLPAASGTAAREFRGLDGRPLPARPVQVQRLALGGAAAGPAVFHAGDLPALAALGLDADSGLLGGDVLAAWRRLEIDFAANLVRLTR from the coding sequence ATGCCGAAGCTGCGCCACCTGTCCAGACTCCTGCTGCCGACCCTGATCCTGCTCCACGCGGTGCCGGCCATGGCGGTCAACCTGCACCTGCTGGTCGAGCAGGCCGATGGCGTGGCCCTCGAGACGGTGGCCGTGCCCGAGACCGGCGAGGTGGTCGTCACCCGCCCCGACCTCGTGACCGTGGTGCTGCCGTTCGGGCTGGGGCAGTCGGGCGACCTGGTGCCGAAGTCGCGCCGGCCGGCACGCCTGGTTGCACGACTGGAGGGCGGGCAACTGCGCGTGGAGATCACCGGGGCCGATGGGCGGGGCCGCGCCTTGCCGCCGGTGGCGGTGGCGGACCTGGCGCGGTACGACCTGCGCGTGAACGTGACCGGAAACGGCGGACGGCAGCGGGCGTTCGTCGTGCGCGCGAACGGGCCGGCAACGGCGGCTTCAGGACCGGTGCTCGACATGTTCGGCGGGAAGATCCCGCTGGCGCCAGGAGACTGGGCACTGACCACCGAGACCACCGCGCAAGCCGGGGCTGCAGGCCTGGCGGGTGCCGTGCCCTGCCAGTGGAGCGACGGCCTCGTCTTCACGCAGGTGACCGGGCCGGACGGGCGCCGCGGGCGCTTCGTGATCGACACCGCGGCGGGTGCGACGGTGCTGGCGCGCGGCTTCCTGCCGAAGACTGCGACCATCGAGTCCATCGAGGGCGTCGAGCACTCGGAGAAGGGCGCCCGCGTGGTGCCGGGCGCGATGAGCGGGGCCGGCGGCGAGGTGGCCGGACTGCTGGGTGCCTGCGAGCCGGGAACGCTCCGGCTCGGCGACCTGTCGGTCGAGGGCGTGCGCGCCAACGTGATGGCCGCATTGCCGGAGCTGGGCGGCGCTCCCGTCGACGGCATCCTCGGCCTGGATGTGCTGTCGCGCTGCGGCCTGCTGCGCTTCGAGCGCGGTGCCGATGGCGAAGGGACGCTCGCGTTCGACCCGCAGCCGACGGCGCCGGCCGCCGGCGCCATCAACTGTCCGTTCTCGATCGTCGCGAAACACATCGTGCTGCCGGCGCAACTGGATGGCACCGACGTCTCGCTGGTGCTGGACACGGGCGCCCGCGGCTCGCTGCTGCCGACGGCGCTGGCCGCAAAGGCCGGGCTGCCCGCCGCTTCAGGCACGGCCGCGCGCGAGTTCCGCGGGCTCGACGGGCGGCCGCTGCCGGCGCGGCCGGTGCAGGTGCAGCGCCTGGCGCTGGGCGGCGCGGCAGCCGGCCCCGCCGTGTTCCACGCGGGCGACCTGCCGGCGCTGGCGGCCCTCGGCCTGGATGCCGACTCGGGGCTGTTGGGGGGCGATGTGCTGGCGGCGTGGCGGCGGCTCGAGATCGACTTCGCCGCGAACCTGGTGCGGCTCACGCGGTGA
- a CDS encoding M20/M25/M40 family metallo-hydrolase, whose product MKLRRVCMPLRVLPLVLLAGAALAQPAPAPEPGLAVITAESLLADVAHLSSPQYDGRLSGSRGYVEAARWAAARFAALGLEPGGDAAADGKGWLQWFASEYNEITDSPRLETVDAKGVVTTCRPGADFTARGFSGSGELAAPVVFTGYGLSQPARGYDDFAGVDVKGKIVLCFKPNPAWAPDSTGWDAQSQTPRKKSLAARAHGAVALLWFETAAAGKPARAPIGSVLHGPGEQPLDFPQLEISEAVAERLLGGSGEAAQLRALIDQEKKPHSQVLPTRATVAVQARYEAAHPTCNVVGVLRGSDPALADKPLVIGGHLDHVGRQGSGFYFPGANDNASGSAAVLRLAEAFTKAGRPARTVVFVLFAGEESGLEGAKHHAAHPRLPLADTVAMFNLDCVACGDSVQVGSGKTSPELWARAKELDAANDACMVTRTWGGGGADAAPFHDLGVKTLYWVTTNSYPHLHAPHDTPETLNGPLYEKLVRLCFRTAWDVAMGGGS is encoded by the coding sequence GTGAAACTGCGCCGCGTTTGCATGCCACTCCGCGTCCTTCCCCTGGTGCTGCTCGCCGGCGCCGCTCTTGCCCAGCCTGCGCCGGCGCCCGAGCCGGGCCTGGCGGTCATCACCGCCGAGTCGCTGCTCGCCGATGTGGCGCACCTTTCCTCACCACAGTACGACGGGCGGTTGTCGGGCTCGCGTGGCTATGTGGAGGCTGCGCGCTGGGCTGCGGCCCGCTTTGCCGCCCTCGGCCTGGAGCCGGGTGGCGATGCTGCGGCCGATGGCAAGGGCTGGCTGCAGTGGTTTGCGTCCGAGTACAACGAGATCACGGACTCGCCCCGGCTGGAAACGGTGGACGCGAAAGGCGTCGTCACGACCTGTCGGCCGGGCGCCGATTTCACGGCGCGCGGATTCTCGGGCAGCGGCGAATTGGCCGCTCCGGTGGTCTTCACCGGCTACGGCCTGAGCCAGCCGGCGCGCGGCTACGACGACTTTGCGGGCGTGGACGTGAAGGGGAAGATCGTCCTCTGCTTCAAGCCGAACCCGGCGTGGGCGCCCGACTCGACAGGCTGGGACGCGCAAAGCCAGACGCCGCGAAAGAAGTCGCTCGCGGCGCGGGCCCACGGCGCCGTGGCGCTGCTGTGGTTCGAGACGGCGGCGGCGGGCAAGCCGGCGCGCGCGCCCATCGGCAGCGTGCTGCACGGGCCGGGCGAACAGCCGCTCGACTTCCCGCAGCTCGAGATCAGCGAGGCCGTCGCCGAGCGGCTGCTCGGCGGCAGCGGCGAGGCGGCGCAGTTGCGCGCGCTCATCGACCAGGAGAAGAAGCCGCATTCGCAGGTGCTGCCGACGCGGGCAACGGTGGCCGTGCAGGCCCGCTACGAGGCCGCGCACCCGACCTGCAACGTGGTGGGTGTGCTGCGCGGCTCGGACCCGGCGCTGGCCGACAAGCCGCTGGTGATCGGCGGGCACCTGGACCATGTGGGGCGGCAGGGATCCGGGTTCTATTTCCCGGGCGCCAACGACAATGCCTCGGGCAGCGCGGCGGTGCTCAGGCTGGCCGAGGCATTCACGAAGGCGGGTCGTCCGGCGCGCACGGTGGTGTTCGTGCTGTTCGCCGGCGAGGAATCGGGGCTGGAGGGTGCGAAGCACCACGCCGCCCATCCGCGCCTGCCGCTCGCCGACACCGTCGCGATGTTCAACCTCGACTGCGTGGCCTGCGGCGACAGCGTCCAGGTGGGCTCGGGCAAGACCTCGCCGGAACTGTGGGCGCGGGCGAAGGAACTCGATGCCGCCAACGATGCCTGCATGGTCACCCGCACCTGGGGCGGCGGCGGCGCTGACGCGGCGCCGTTCCACGACCTCGGCGTCAAGACGCTGTACTGGGTCACGACCAACAGCTACCCCCACCTGCATGCGCCGCACGACACGCCCGAGACGCTGAACGGCCCCTTGTACGAGAAGTTGGTGCGGCTCTGCTTCCGCACGGCATGGGACGTGGCGATGGGCGGCGGTTCATGA
- the blaOXA gene encoding class D beta-lactamase: protein MVAALVLLVAASAGGVAAGPAPGPTARPQWERIFSENNATGTIFVVDERSDEQWVWDAERAATRFCPASTFKVPHALFALDAGVLRDEFAKITWDGKEHTIAGWNADQTLRSSMRHSTVWVYQGFARAIGAERERAYLAKVGYGNLEVGDNVETFWLDGSLAISAVEQVAFLRRLYRNELPFDVAHQRLVKDVMINEAGRDWILRAKTGLSVRIDRPVGWWVGWVETPQGAVFFALNIDVPGGMADAAKREAIGRAVLVELGALPGS from the coding sequence ATGGTGGCGGCGCTGGTGCTGCTCGTTGCGGCGTCCGCAGGCGGGGTGGCGGCAGGGCCGGCGCCGGGGCCGACCGCGCGACCGCAGTGGGAACGGATCTTCAGCGAGAACAATGCCACCGGCACGATCTTCGTGGTCGACGAACGCAGCGACGAGCAGTGGGTTTGGGACGCAGAGCGGGCGGCGACCCGGTTCTGCCCGGCCTCGACGTTCAAGGTGCCGCACGCGCTGTTTGCGCTGGACGCGGGCGTGCTGCGCGATGAATTCGCGAAGATCACCTGGGACGGCAAGGAACACACGATTGCCGGCTGGAACGCCGACCAGACGCTGCGCTCGTCGATGCGGCACTCGACCGTGTGGGTGTACCAGGGCTTCGCGCGCGCGATCGGCGCCGAGCGTGAACGCGCGTACCTCGCGAAGGTCGGCTACGGCAATCTCGAGGTGGGCGACAACGTCGAGACGTTCTGGCTGGACGGCTCGCTGGCCATCTCGGCCGTGGAGCAGGTGGCCTTCCTGCGTCGCCTGTACCGCAACGAACTGCCGTTCGACGTTGCGCACCAGCGCCTGGTCAAGGACGTGATGATCAACGAGGCCGGCCGCGACTGGATCCTGCGCGCGAAGACCGGCTTGTCCGTGCGCATCGACCGGCCGGTCGGCTGGTGGGTGGGCTGGGTCGAGACGCCGCAGGGCGCGGTGTTCTTCGCGTTGAACATCGACGTGCCCGGCGGCATGGCCGATGCGGCCAAGCGCGAGGCGATCGGGCGGGCGGTGCTTGTCGAATTGGGCGCGCTGCCGGGGTCGTGA